Proteins from a genomic interval of Burkholderia cepacia GG4:
- a CDS encoding NAD+ synthase, whose amino-acid sequence MKTRLALAQINVTVGDFAGNVARIVAAARAAHNDGAQLMVAPELALSGYPPEDLLLRPAFYAAAAAALDALADALRAFDGLAVLVGHPLRGPGRGAGSGAGADARASAVDGNANRPIERGVPPTDTYNAVSLIVGGEIVGTYRKQDLPNADVFDEKRYFATDAEPLVFELNGVKYGVIICEDAWHASAAQIAKAAGAQVLLIPNGSPYHMNKEALRIDILRARIRETGLPMVYVNLVGGQDELVFDGGSFVLDAQGALVAKMPQFDEGHAIVEFDGARPLPGTIALEQPIDAQVYRALVTGVRDYIGKNGFPGALIGLSGGVDSALVLAVACDALGPDRVRAVMMPSRYTADISTTDAADMARRVGVRYDEIAIAPMFDAFRAALADEFAGRAEDATEENIQARIRGTLLMALSNKFGSIVLTTGNKSEMAVGYCTLYGDMAGGFAVIKDIAKTLVYRLCRYRNATADYGLRDVIPERILTRAPSAELRENQTDQDSLPPYEVLDAIMRMYMEEDRPLAEIVAAGYAQADVARVTRLIKINEYKRRQAPIGIRVTHRAFGRDWRYPVTSRFTERLD is encoded by the coding sequence ATGAAGACCCGACTCGCTCTCGCCCAGATCAACGTCACCGTCGGCGATTTCGCCGGCAACGTCGCGCGGATCGTCGCGGCCGCCCGCGCCGCGCACAACGATGGTGCGCAACTGATGGTCGCCCCCGAACTCGCGCTGTCCGGCTATCCGCCGGAAGACCTGCTGCTGCGGCCCGCGTTCTACGCGGCGGCGGCCGCCGCGCTCGACGCGCTCGCCGACGCGCTGCGCGCGTTCGACGGGCTCGCGGTGCTGGTCGGCCATCCGTTGCGCGGTCCGGGCAGGGGTGCGGGCAGCGGCGCAGGCGCAGATGCGCGCGCGTCAGCCGTCGATGGTAATGCAAACCGCCCGATTGAGCGCGGCGTGCCGCCGACCGACACCTATAACGCGGTGTCGCTGATCGTCGGCGGCGAGATCGTCGGCACCTACCGCAAGCAGGATCTGCCGAACGCCGACGTGTTCGACGAGAAGCGCTACTTCGCGACCGACGCCGAGCCGCTCGTGTTCGAGCTGAACGGCGTGAAATACGGCGTGATCATCTGCGAGGACGCGTGGCATGCGTCGGCCGCACAGATCGCGAAGGCCGCCGGCGCGCAGGTGCTGCTGATCCCGAACGGTTCGCCGTATCACATGAACAAGGAAGCGCTGCGCATCGACATCCTGCGCGCGCGGATCCGCGAGACCGGGCTGCCGATGGTGTACGTGAACCTCGTCGGCGGCCAGGACGAGCTCGTGTTCGACGGCGGCTCGTTCGTGCTCGACGCGCAGGGCGCGCTCGTCGCGAAGATGCCGCAATTCGACGAAGGGCACGCGATCGTCGAATTCGACGGTGCGCGGCCGCTGCCCGGCACGATCGCGCTCGAGCAGCCGATCGACGCGCAGGTCTATCGCGCGCTCGTGACCGGCGTGCGCGACTACATCGGCAAGAACGGTTTTCCCGGCGCGCTGATCGGGCTGTCGGGCGGTGTCGATTCGGCGCTGGTGCTCGCGGTCGCGTGCGACGCGCTCGGGCCCGACCGCGTGCGCGCGGTGATGATGCCGTCGCGCTACACGGCCGACATCTCGACCACCGACGCGGCGGACATGGCGCGGCGGGTCGGCGTGCGCTACGACGAGATCGCGATCGCACCGATGTTCGATGCGTTCCGTGCGGCGCTCGCGGACGAATTCGCGGGCCGCGCGGAAGACGCGACCGAAGAGAACATCCAGGCGCGCATCCGCGGCACGCTGCTGATGGCGCTGTCGAACAAGTTCGGCTCGATCGTGCTGACGACCGGCAACAAGAGCGAGATGGCGGTCGGCTACTGCACGCTGTACGGCGACATGGCCGGCGGCTTCGCGGTGATCAAGGACATCGCGAAAACGCTGGTCTACCGGCTGTGCCGTTATCGCAACGCGACCGCCGACTACGGGTTGCGCGACGTGATCCCCGAGCGGATCCTGACGCGCGCGCCGTCGGCCGAGCTGCGCGAGAACCAGACGGACCAGGACAGCCTGCCGCCTTACGAGGTGCTCGACGCGATCATGCGGATGTACATGGAAGAAGACCGGCCGCTCGCCGAGATCGTCGCGGCCGGTTACGCGCAGGCCGACGTCGCGCGTGTGACCCGGCTCATCAAGATCAACGAATACAAGCGCCGCCAGGCGCCGATCGGCATTCGCGTCACGCATCGTGCGTTCGGGCGCGACTGGCGTTATCCGGTCACGTCACGCTTTACCGAACGTCTCGATTGA
- a CDS encoding LysR family transcriptional regulator: MMHPDLRRLDLNLLLAFDALYRHRSVAAAAHELAMSPSALSHALARLREAIGDALFVRLGNEMQPTVRADDIATWAGDALDTMSKGLARARRFDPAQSDRTFVFAASDYTAFAVLPAFLARIQHVAPRLRIRVVHSDRKIAVDELAAGRIDFALGYHEESAVDAPGIEDFDWFSDDYVVIASAAHPDIRRRLTLDQYLAARHVVVTPWNESRGVVDYVLDRLGLARQVAVQLPDVLAAPFVIAESALLMTVPNRAAQALRHAAPIRIFPAPFEIPRYTVKVYSHAKHARTDAHRWIRAQLLDARPAPG, encoded by the coding sequence ATGATGCATCCCGACCTGCGCCGCCTCGACCTGAACCTGCTGCTTGCGTTCGATGCGCTGTACCGCCACCGGTCGGTCGCCGCGGCCGCGCACGAATTGGCGATGAGCCCGTCCGCGCTGAGCCACGCGCTTGCGCGGTTGCGCGAAGCGATCGGCGATGCGCTGTTCGTGCGGCTCGGCAACGAGATGCAGCCGACCGTGCGCGCCGACGACATCGCCACGTGGGCCGGCGACGCACTCGACACGATGTCGAAGGGACTGGCCCGCGCACGCCGCTTCGATCCCGCGCAAAGCGACCGCACGTTCGTGTTCGCCGCGAGCGACTACACGGCATTCGCCGTGCTGCCTGCGTTCCTCGCGCGCATCCAGCACGTCGCGCCGCGGCTGCGGATTCGCGTCGTCCATTCCGACCGGAAGATCGCCGTCGACGAACTCGCGGCCGGCCGCATCGACTTCGCGCTCGGCTATCACGAGGAATCGGCCGTCGACGCGCCTGGCATCGAGGATTTCGACTGGTTCTCGGACGACTATGTGGTGATCGCGAGCGCCGCGCATCCGGACATCCGCAGGCGGCTGACGCTCGACCAGTACCTCGCCGCACGTCACGTGGTGGTCACGCCATGGAACGAATCGCGCGGCGTCGTCGACTACGTCCTCGACCGGCTCGGCCTCGCCCGGCAGGTTGCCGTGCAACTGCCGGACGTGCTGGCCGCGCCGTTCGTGATCGCGGAATCGGCACTCCTGATGACCGTGCCGAACCGCGCTGCGCAGGCGCTGCGCCACGCGGCGCCGATCCGCATCTTCCCTGCGCCGTTCGAGATCCCGCGCTACACGGTGAAGGTGTACTCGCACGCGAAGCACGCGCGCACCGATGCGCACCGGTGGATTCGCGCGCAGTTGCTCGATGCGCGGCCAGCACCCGGTTAA
- a CDS encoding P-II family nitrogen regulator, with product MKRITAIIKPFKLDEVREALAEVGLTGLTVTEVKGFGRQKGHTELYRGAEYVVDFLPKMKIEVVVAEAQVDQVIDAVIGAARTGKIGDGKIFVSDVERVIRIRTGEENEAAV from the coding sequence ATGAAACGCATCACCGCCATCATCAAGCCGTTCAAGCTGGACGAAGTCCGCGAAGCGCTCGCCGAAGTGGGTCTCACCGGCCTGACCGTGACGGAAGTGAAGGGCTTCGGCCGCCAGAAAGGGCACACCGAGCTGTATCGCGGCGCTGAATACGTCGTCGACTTCCTGCCGAAGATGAAGATCGAGGTGGTTGTCGCGGAAGCGCAGGTCGACCAGGTGATCGACGCAGTGATCGGCGCGGCGCGCACGGGCAAGATCGGCGACGGCAAGATCTTCGTGTCGGACGTCGAGCGCGTGATCCGCATCCGTACCGGCGAAGAGAACGAAGCGGCAGTCTGA
- a CDS encoding ABC transporter permease, with the protein MFLQGYGPLILAGTWQTVKLAVLSLALSFLLGLLGAGAKLSRNRFTNGAGTVYTTLIRGVPDLVLMLLLFYSLQIWLNTATDALGWDQIDIDPFLAGVLVLGFIYGAYFTETFRGAFLSVPRGQLEAGSAYGMSNWQVFTRIMFPQMMRFALPGIGNNWQVLVKSTALVSIIGLADVVKASQDAGKGTLRFFFFTLIAGAVYLAITTISNFVLMWLEKRYSTGVRKADL; encoded by the coding sequence ATGTTTCTACAAGGCTACGGCCCGCTGATCCTCGCCGGCACCTGGCAAACCGTCAAACTGGCGGTGCTTTCGCTCGCGCTGTCGTTCCTGCTGGGCCTGCTCGGCGCAGGCGCGAAGCTGTCGCGCAACCGCTTCACGAACGGCGCCGGCACCGTCTACACGACGCTGATCCGCGGCGTACCCGACCTCGTGCTGATGCTGCTGCTGTTCTACAGCCTGCAGATCTGGCTGAACACGGCGACCGACGCGCTCGGCTGGGACCAGATCGACATCGATCCGTTCCTCGCCGGCGTGCTCGTGCTCGGCTTCATCTACGGCGCGTACTTCACCGAGACCTTCCGCGGTGCGTTCCTGTCGGTGCCGCGCGGCCAGCTCGAGGCCGGCAGCGCGTACGGGATGAGCAACTGGCAGGTGTTCACGCGGATCATGTTCCCGCAGATGATGCGCTTCGCGCTGCCGGGCATCGGCAACAACTGGCAGGTGCTCGTGAAGTCGACCGCGCTGGTGTCGATCATCGGCCTCGCGGACGTCGTGAAGGCGTCGCAGGACGCCGGCAAGGGCACGCTGCGGTTCTTCTTCTTCACGCTGATCGCCGGTGCGGTCTACCTCGCCATCACGACGATCTCGAACTTCGTGCTGATGTGGCTCGAAAAGCGCTACTCGACCGGTGTCCGCAAGGCTGACCTATGA
- a CDS encoding porin produces the protein MMKKALVAAALMAAGVVTAHAQSSVTLYGRLDAGLEYLNGLQNGHQVRAESGDWGTSLWGLKGSEDIGGGNKVLFHIEGAFNTMTGGFSGSIWDRFATVGISNDRYGTLLLGRELAIANGVWDFDPFGQSAWSTASLVRGRNWNKTSNNVSYQSPQFYGLDFYGQFSFSNSTSFNGNTTAGQPGRAAGAQVTYTNSLFQLRDSNGRFSDVFNYSREYFAGVNVFLGQFKVQAAYQASRADGSGGPAVNAGVTGTQQVWGGVTWQATPAAALIAAVYHVNANHGGGNANIYTVGGSYNISKRTLFDLQVATVRNSSTANFGLNANGAGTAVSTGNPHPGGSQTGVYAGIQHLF, from the coding sequence ATGATGAAGAAAGCTTTGGTCGCGGCCGCGCTGATGGCTGCTGGGGTCGTTACGGCGCACGCGCAGAGCAGCGTCACGCTGTATGGTCGCCTGGATGCCGGTCTCGAGTACCTGAACGGCCTGCAGAACGGCCACCAAGTGCGCGCGGAAAGCGGCGACTGGGGCACCAGCCTGTGGGGCTTGAAGGGCAGCGAGGACATCGGCGGCGGCAACAAGGTCCTGTTCCACATTGAAGGCGCGTTCAACACGATGACGGGCGGCTTCAGCGGCTCGATCTGGGATCGTTTCGCGACCGTCGGTATCTCGAACGATCGCTACGGTACGCTGCTGCTGGGTCGCGAGCTCGCGATCGCCAACGGCGTGTGGGACTTCGACCCGTTCGGCCAGTCGGCCTGGTCGACGGCATCGCTCGTGCGCGGCCGCAACTGGAACAAGACCAGCAACAACGTGTCGTACCAGTCGCCGCAGTTCTACGGCCTCGACTTCTACGGCCAGTTCTCGTTCTCGAACTCGACCAGCTTCAACGGCAACACGACGGCCGGCCAGCCGGGCCGTGCAGCCGGCGCACAAGTCACGTACACGAACTCGCTGTTCCAGTTGCGCGACAGCAACGGCCGCTTCTCCGACGTGTTCAACTACTCGCGTGAATACTTCGCGGGCGTGAACGTGTTCCTCGGCCAGTTCAAGGTCCAGGCGGCTTACCAGGCATCGCGCGCCGACGGCAGCGGCGGCCCGGCAGTCAACGCCGGCGTGACCGGCACCCAGCAGGTCTGGGGCGGCGTGACGTGGCAGGCAACGCCGGCGGCAGCGCTGATTGCGGCCGTGTATCACGTGAACGCCAACCACGGTGGCGGCAACGCGAACATCTACACGGTCGGCGGCTCGTACAACATCTCGAAACGCACGCTGTTCGACCTGCAGGTCGCGACGGTGCGCAACAGCTCGACGGCCAACTTCGGCCTGAACGCGAACGGTGCAGGCACCGCCGTGTCGACGGGCAACCCGCATCCGGGCGGCAGCCAGACCGGCGTCTACGCCGGCATCCAGCACCTGTTCTGA
- a CDS encoding ABC transporter ATP-binding protein — MNSQTQKLFVDNLHKRYGDNEVLKGVSLKANSGDVISVIGSSGSGKSTMLRCINFLEQPNAGRIVVDGEEVRTTPDKTGALRAADSKQLQRVRTKLSMVFQHFNLWSHMNVIENVMEAPVNVLGIPKKEAEDRAREYLEKVGLAPRVEKQYPSHLSGGQQQRVAIARALAMHPDVMLFDEPTSALDPELVGEVLKVMQKLAEEGRTMIVVTHEMGFARNVSNHVMFLHQGRVEEEGVPSEVFANPKSERLRGFLSGSLK; from the coding sequence ATGAATTCCCAGACCCAGAAGCTTTTCGTCGACAATCTGCACAAGCGGTACGGCGACAACGAGGTGCTCAAAGGCGTGTCGCTGAAGGCGAACTCGGGCGACGTGATCAGCGTGATCGGCTCGTCCGGTTCCGGCAAGAGCACGATGCTGCGCTGTATCAACTTTCTCGAGCAGCCGAACGCGGGCCGCATCGTCGTCGACGGCGAGGAAGTGCGCACCACGCCCGACAAGACGGGCGCGCTGCGCGCAGCCGATTCGAAGCAGCTGCAGCGCGTGCGTACCAAGCTGTCGATGGTGTTCCAGCACTTCAATCTCTGGTCGCACATGAACGTGATCGAGAACGTGATGGAAGCGCCGGTGAACGTGCTCGGCATTCCGAAGAAGGAAGCCGAAGATCGCGCGCGCGAGTACCTCGAGAAGGTCGGCCTCGCGCCGCGCGTCGAGAAGCAGTATCCGTCGCACCTGTCGGGCGGCCAGCAGCAGCGCGTCGCGATCGCGCGCGCGCTCGCGATGCATCCCGACGTGATGCTGTTCGACGAGCCGACTTCGGCGCTCGATCCGGAGCTGGTCGGCGAAGTGCTGAAGGTGATGCAGAAGCTGGCCGAGGAAGGCCGCACGATGATCGTCGTCACGCACGAGATGGGCTTCGCGCGCAACGTGTCGAACCACGTGATGTTCCTGCACCAGGGCCGCGTCGAGGAAGAAGGCGTGCCGTCCGAGGTATTTGCCAACCCGAAGAGCGAGCGCCTGCGCGGGTTCCTGTCGGGCAGCCTCAAGTAA
- a CDS encoding GNAT family N-acetyltransferase: protein MQIDIRSATVADVPQILRFITELARYEKAEHEVVATPASLERSLFGEGSPARALICEVDGEPAGFAVYFFSYSTWLGRQGLYLEDLYVSPRFRGAGAGLRLLKALARIAVDTGCGRFEWSVLDWNEPAIRFYESVGAAPQSEWVRYRLAGDALRAFADGAPVDAA, encoded by the coding sequence GTGCAAATCGATATCCGTTCCGCCACCGTCGCCGACGTGCCGCAAATCCTGCGTTTCATCACCGAGCTGGCGCGCTACGAGAAGGCGGAGCATGAAGTGGTCGCGACGCCGGCGTCACTCGAGCGCAGCCTGTTCGGCGAAGGGTCGCCGGCGCGTGCGCTGATTTGCGAGGTCGACGGCGAGCCGGCCGGCTTCGCCGTGTATTTCTTCTCGTATTCGACCTGGCTCGGCCGCCAGGGGCTGTATCTCGAGGATCTGTACGTGTCGCCGCGCTTTCGTGGCGCGGGCGCCGGGCTGCGGCTGCTGAAGGCGCTTGCGCGGATCGCGGTGGACACCGGCTGCGGGCGCTTCGAATGGAGCGTGCTCGACTGGAACGAGCCGGCGATCCGCTTCTACGAAAGCGTCGGCGCGGCGCCGCAGAGCGAATGGGTGCGCTACCGGCTCGCGGGCGACGCACTGCGCGCGTTTGCCGACGGCGCACCGGTCGACGCCGCGTAA
- a CDS encoding ABC transporter substrate-binding protein, with the protein MKKAALCAALALVAGSAFAKEWKTVRIGVDASYPPFESTAPSGEIVGFDVDLTKEICKRISVKCVWVAQDLDGIIPALKAKKYDVIVSSLTVTDKRREQIDFSDKVYDAPARMIAKAGSPLLPTIASLKGKRVGVEQGSTQESYAKAYWEPQGVTIIPYQNQDQVYADLGSGRLDATLQDELQADYGFLRTPRGKGFAFAGPEVKDPKTIGDGTAIGLRKEDTDLKLKINKALADMHKDGTYDRLSHKYFSFSVYSAR; encoded by the coding sequence ATGAAGAAGGCCGCCCTGTGCGCCGCCCTCGCCCTCGTGGCGGGCAGCGCCTTTGCGAAGGAGTGGAAGACCGTGCGGATCGGCGTCGATGCCAGCTACCCGCCGTTCGAGTCGACCGCGCCAAGCGGTGAGATCGTCGGTTTCGACGTCGACCTCACCAAGGAAATCTGCAAGCGGATCAGCGTGAAGTGCGTGTGGGTCGCGCAGGATCTCGACGGGATCATCCCGGCGCTGAAGGCGAAGAAGTACGACGTCATCGTGTCGTCGCTGACCGTCACGGACAAGCGCCGCGAGCAGATCGACTTCTCCGACAAGGTGTACGACGCACCCGCGCGGATGATCGCGAAGGCCGGCTCGCCGCTGCTGCCGACGATCGCGTCGCTCAAGGGCAAGCGCGTCGGCGTCGAGCAGGGCTCGACGCAGGAATCCTACGCGAAGGCGTACTGGGAACCGCAGGGCGTGACGATCATTCCTTACCAGAACCAGGACCAGGTCTATGCCGATCTCGGCTCGGGCCGCCTCGACGCGACGCTGCAGGACGAACTGCAGGCCGACTACGGCTTCCTGCGCACGCCGCGCGGCAAGGGCTTCGCGTTCGCCGGGCCGGAAGTGAAGGATCCGAAGACGATCGGCGACGGCACCGCGATCGGCCTGCGCAAGGAAGACACGGACCTGAAGCTGAAGATCAACAAGGCGCTGGCCGACATGCACAAGGACGGCACGTACGACCGGCTGTCGCACAAGTATTTCTCGTTCAGCGTCTACTCGGCCCGCTGA
- a CDS encoding ABC transporter permease, with protein sequence MIELIQEYWRNYLYTDGFRITGVAITLWLLVVSIGLGFCLSIPLAVARVSKKKWLSSAVWLYTYVFRGTPLYVQLLLCYTGLYSLQFVRGTPLLDAFFRDGMHCTLLAFTLNTCAYTTEIFAGAIKSTSYGEIEAARAYGMSTFTMYRRVILPSALRRSLPLYSNEVILMLHATTVAFTATVPDILKIARDVNSATYMSFHAFGIAALLYLVISFTLVWLFRQAERRWLAYLRPQGK encoded by the coding sequence ATGATCGAACTCATCCAAGAATACTGGCGCAACTACCTTTATACCGACGGCTTCCGGATCACCGGCGTCGCGATCACGCTGTGGTTGCTCGTCGTGTCGATCGGCCTCGGCTTCTGCCTGTCGATACCGCTCGCGGTGGCCCGCGTGTCGAAGAAGAAATGGCTGTCGAGCGCCGTGTGGCTCTACACGTACGTGTTCCGCGGCACGCCGCTCTACGTGCAGCTGCTGCTCTGCTACACGGGCCTCTACAGCCTGCAGTTCGTGCGCGGCACCCCGCTGCTCGATGCGTTCTTCCGCGACGGGATGCACTGCACGCTGCTCGCGTTCACGCTGAATACCTGCGCGTACACCACCGAGATCTTCGCCGGCGCGATCAAGTCGACGTCGTACGGCGAGATCGAGGCCGCACGCGCGTATGGGATGTCCACGTTCACGATGTATCGCCGCGTGATCCTGCCGTCCGCGCTGCGCCGCTCGCTGCCGCTCTACAGCAACGAAGTGATCCTGATGCTGCACGCCACCACCGTCGCGTTCACCGCGACCGTGCCGGACATCCTGAAGATCGCCCGCGACGTGAACTCGGCGACCTACATGTCGTTCCATGCATTCGGCATCGCCGCCCTGCTCTATCTCGTGATCTCGTTCACGCTCGTGTGGCTGTTCCGCCAGGCCGAGCGTCGCTGGCTCGCCTATCTGCGCCCGCAAGGCAAGTAA